CGAGCATTGCAGCAGTTCGATCTGTTGCGTGTTGATCACTTCCGAGGCTTCGAAGCGTATTGGGAAATTCGTTACGGCGCGGAAACGGCGATCGACGGTCAATGGAAAACGGGACCAGGCACCAAGCCGTTCGATGCCGCGACGAAAGAGTTGGGCGAGCTTCCATTTATTGCGGAAGATTTGGGCATGATCACGGACTCAGTGCATGAACTGCGTGAGAAACTTGGCTTCCCCGGGATGCGGGTGCTACAGTTCGGATTCGCCACGATGGAAGATGACTTCCATCGCCCGTCGACTTACACCGAATCCTGCGTGGCTTACACGGGCACGCACGACAATGACACCGTGATGGGTTGGTACCACCTTCGCAAACCGCCCGAAGAGGGCCCGGACCCGTTGGACGATGTGATCCACGGCGAGGAAGACATTCACTGGCAGTTGATTGACGCGGTGATGTCATCCGAAGCCGAAATCGCAATCGTTCCCATCCAAGACGTGCTGGGCTTGGGCAACGAAGCGCGGATGAATTTGCCTGGCGTGGCCAGCGGCAACTGGGCGTGGCGGTTGAAGCCACAAATGTTGACGATGCAACACGCCGAGCGTCTGGCGTCGCTCTGCCAACAACGCGATCGTCTGACCCACGAAGTCACGCCTGCCTGAAAGCCGACGATCGCTGGAACGTTTGGCGGAGCGTTCGATGGAATCCAACCGACGCGTTTTGAAAACGTGCGGTTCTGAATTCTTGACGAATCCGGCTACGGGGTACGGGCGAAGTCTTGACGACTTCGGCTACGGGAGTTTTGTCTGAAGTCTTGTCGACTTCGGTTACAGGTAGCGCGTCCAAATTCGGCAACGGGCGATCGTCTGTAGGTCATGTTTCACATGACGCCCCGACCGATGCTTTGGAACAAAGCGAGGTCTCCACCGTCGGACCGCGGAGCGATCCGCGACATTTGGGAGGCTCGTTCCATGCTCGTCCGAAGTCTTGACGACTTCGGCTACGGGGAGCGCGTCCGAATGCCCGAATTCTTTACGCCGTCGGCGACGGGACGGTTGTCGCCCCGAACAACGACGATCTCTTCAATAACTCCCGGATCGTCGCAATTTGCGACTCATGGGATACCTAAAACGCGACACTTTGAGACGCAAACTCGCTCTGGCGAGGCCTGCGTCACACCTTTCGGGCTCATCGCGTTTCAACGTCCGGGGCTTCCGCGTCTCAATCGAACTCGTACTGAACCGCGCCGCTTCACAAAACGACAGAAAATGGTCTTTTTGCTAGCAAACTGATCGGGTGCCGACCATCGCGGAGGGCGAAACACGAAATAACCGCACAATTCTCCGGTAAACCAGATTCCCCGTCCCGGCGTTGGCACAAAATCTGCAACCTCAACCGCGCACCTTTCGCCGCAACCTAGAGTTGGTGATTGGGCGACTCGCATCAAGACTTTCCCTCCCGGTTCTGGACTGACCATGGCCACCGCTGACTACCACTCTTCGGCCTCTCACGCACTTCCCAACCTCCAAAACACCGCCGCGAATTGGCGGGGGTCGCGGTCGACGGGTGTGAACTGGCGGTCCATCCGCTGGAACGTGAAATGGTTGATGATGGCCTGCAGCGTTGTCGCATTGGCATCCAGTTCGTATTTGGCGTGGTCCTCCTTCACTTCCTCACCGGTCGCTGGGTGCAGCGGCGGTGAGCTGTTCGATTGTGGGCACGTGCTGCACAGTCGTTGGTCGAAAGTTGCTTCCATTCCGGTCAGCGTGCCGGCCATTTTGACTCACGTCGCGATGATCAGTCTGCTTCTGATGCGTCCAACGTCGGCAACCTGGAAGAAGGCTCGCTGGGGGGCAATCGGTGTCGTGGCGTTGACTGCAGGAGGTGCCGCTTTGTGGTTCCTCGGACTGCAAGTTTTCGCCTTGGGGCACCTGTGTCCGTATTGCATGGTCGCGCACTTCGCGGGTCTGATCCTGGCGGGAGCCTTCCTCTACGCTCGTCCACTGCAAACGCCATCGCTGCGTTGGTTGGGAGCTATCTCCGCTGCCGGCCTGTTCATGATGATCGGTTTGCAGTTGGCTGCCGAGACCCCAGAGACTTTCGAAGTCATCGAATACACCGAGTCTTCCGAAGTCTTCGCCGCTCCGGGTGCTGCACCAGCCGAATCCGATGCGGGGGATGATGCCGGCACGAATGAATTGTTCGCTCCCCCATCGTCTGTCAGCTCGCTGAACGAGCAACGTGAACCTGAGAAACTTGTAAGCGACGTGATCGCAACCGTGGCCAACTTTGACGCGAGTGCCTTCACGATGGCGATGGTCAATCCAGCCACCCTGTTGAGTGCAGAAGTCACCGCCGAGACATCTG
This genomic window from Rhodopirellula halodulae contains:
- a CDS encoding vitamin K epoxide reductase family protein, whose amino-acid sequence is MATADYHSSASHALPNLQNTAANWRGSRSTGVNWRSIRWNVKWLMMACSVVALASSSYLAWSSFTSSPVAGCSGGELFDCGHVLHSRWSKVASIPVSVPAILTHVAMISLLLMRPTSATWKKARWGAIGVVALTAGGAALWFLGLQVFALGHLCPYCMVAHFAGLILAGAFLYARPLQTPSLRWLGAISAAGLFMMIGLQLAAETPETFEVIEYTESSEVFAAPGAAPAESDAGDDAGTNELFAPPSSVSSLNEQREPEKLVSDVIATVANFDASAFTMAMVNPATLLSAEVTAETSAEAEPTTAQILGGVRLSTKDWPLIGNPEADMVFVEMFDYTCPHCQRTHASLEAAREHFGDRLAVMALPVPLDGQCNPAIKSTGAMHREACDLAKLAVAVWMVDREKFGEFHAYLFESKPNHSQALSQASKLVDEAKLKSTLAGKTPSEYIAKHIQLYQRAGSGTIPKLLFPKTTTVGAVESSQSMIRLIEQNLGG